Proteins encoded in a region of the Myxococcus guangdongensis genome:
- a CDS encoding Rieske 2Fe-2S domain-containing protein: MRITFLGHAGFAVECAGSVVVMDPWLSPRGAFDSAWMQLPRNHHLAPRVRALLETPGRERYLYVSHEHKDHFDPEFLATLRTRDFTVVIPRFQRSELQDIFARYGCKRVIACEDGREVPIKGGYIKLFVSEQGTNRDSAVMVRGDGQCFVNLNDCKLHDRLARISEEEGPIDLFTAQFSGAIWHPTCYEYTPETYAAISLKKRESKFEAVARALEVVKPRAYLASAGPACFLDPALFQLNLEKVNIFPNASTLFRFLEQRLPGRHTRFLEPMPGDVLDAASLEYVSLDGERLTEEGFESYLRTYAADMAHLFRERRRNMLRAEVDEIHGRLRVELQRKLDLLDLHERVGMPLYVELTELPERLLRVDFKGRRVDEVPEIRETTRYTMKVSAADMVRVLDRKLTWEDFLLSFRLRLSRFPDVYEPILHGFLGVEIEDMRTFCEGVRSTESQRERTVVAVGNRRFTVQRFCPHQGADLSEGWVEEGRYLVCPRHRWQFDLEDGGRCALNGSTLCAESVSEKPSAPTPAEEPLAL, encoded by the coding sequence ATGCGAATCACTTTCCTGGGCCATGCAGGCTTCGCCGTGGAGTGCGCGGGGAGCGTCGTCGTCATGGACCCGTGGCTGTCCCCGCGCGGGGCGTTCGACTCGGCGTGGATGCAACTGCCCCGCAACCACCACCTGGCCCCGCGCGTGCGCGCGCTCCTGGAGACGCCCGGCCGCGAGCGCTACCTGTACGTCAGCCACGAGCACAAGGACCACTTCGACCCGGAGTTCCTCGCCACCCTGCGCACCCGCGACTTCACGGTGGTGATTCCCCGCTTCCAGCGCTCGGAGCTGCAGGACATCTTCGCCCGCTACGGCTGCAAGCGCGTCATCGCCTGTGAGGACGGGCGCGAGGTCCCCATCAAGGGCGGCTACATCAAGCTCTTCGTGTCCGAGCAGGGCACCAACCGGGACTCCGCCGTCATGGTGCGCGGCGACGGCCAGTGCTTCGTCAACCTCAACGACTGCAAGCTGCATGACCGGCTGGCGCGCATCAGCGAGGAGGAGGGGCCCATCGACCTCTTCACCGCCCAGTTCTCCGGCGCCATCTGGCACCCCACCTGCTACGAGTACACGCCGGAGACGTACGCGGCCATCTCGCTGAAGAAGCGCGAGAGCAAGTTCGAGGCGGTGGCGCGCGCGCTGGAGGTGGTGAAGCCGCGGGCCTACCTGGCCTCGGCCGGCCCCGCGTGCTTCCTGGACCCGGCCCTGTTCCAGCTCAACCTGGAGAAGGTGAACATCTTCCCCAACGCCTCCACGCTGTTCCGCTTCCTCGAGCAGCGCCTGCCCGGCCGCCACACCCGCTTCCTGGAGCCCATGCCGGGGGACGTGCTGGACGCGGCCTCGCTGGAGTACGTCTCGCTGGACGGCGAGCGGCTCACGGAGGAGGGCTTCGAATCCTACCTGCGCACGTACGCGGCGGACATGGCGCACCTGTTCCGGGAGCGGCGGCGCAACATGCTGCGCGCGGAGGTGGATGAGATTCACGGCCGGCTGCGCGTGGAGCTCCAGCGCAAGCTGGACCTGTTGGACTTGCACGAGCGGGTGGGGATGCCGCTGTACGTGGAGCTGACGGAGCTGCCCGAGCGCCTCTTGCGCGTGGACTTCAAGGGCCGGCGCGTGGACGAGGTGCCGGAGATTCGCGAGACGACGCGCTACACGATGAAGGTGAGCGCCGCGGACATGGTGCGCGTGCTGGACCGCAAGCTGACGTGGGAGGACTTCCTGCTGTCGTTCCGCCTGCGGCTCAGCCGCTTCCCGGACGTCTACGAGCCCATCCTCCACGGCTTCCTGGGCGTCGAAATCGAGGACATGCGGACCTTCTGCGAGGGCGTGCGCTCCACCGAGTCCCAGCGCGAGCGCACCGTGGTGGCGGTGGGCAACCGGCGCTTCACCGTGCAGCGCTTCTGCCCGCACCAGGGCGCGGACCTGTCCGAGGGGTGGGTGGAGGAGGGCAGGTACCTCGTCTGCCCGCGCCACCGCTGGCAGTTCGACCTGGAGGACGGAGGCCGGTGCGCCCTGAACGGCTCCACGCTCTGCGCCGAGTCCGTGTCGGAGAAGCCCTCCGCCCCGACTCCCGCCGAGGAGCCGCTCGCGCTCTGA
- a CDS encoding carbohydrate-binding protein, which yields MIRNRVLSSLCGALFLLSASACGADSGAPGASTPGGGTGSPSEQPQVPSPGPTPGTPTPDPTPEVTPTPEPTPEPTPEPTPEPTPEPTPEPTPGQASVDKFGVTRLYPSKAGGESWALADDPTSDPRFDPQRAITRNADGSWKMKNRQVRMGVTTSTGYSAAKIPTYDRDVLASRGYMQAPNDWKNVEMTGFVKLNAASDGSDNFDWYARGGKHNDQNSGCEGSSYKGGLHYDGRARWQKETWHVSYEQAPYKPATSALKGRWVGFKAVMRNTTASGKEAVRLEMYVNENADKVTWKKVYDWVDSGGWGGDAEHCGGSVGAMPITWGGPIATFRWDNAEDVDFKWLSVREIQP from the coding sequence TTGATCCGGAACCGTGTTCTCTCATCCCTGTGTGGCGCCTTGTTCCTCCTGTCCGCCTCCGCGTGTGGCGCCGATTCGGGCGCCCCCGGGGCCTCCACTCCTGGCGGCGGCACCGGGTCGCCGTCCGAGCAACCCCAGGTCCCCAGCCCTGGGCCCACGCCAGGCACCCCCACGCCAGACCCCACGCCCGAGGTGACACCGACGCCCGAGCCCACACCCGAGCCCACGCCGGAGCCGACCCCCGAGCCCACGCCGGAGCCGACCCCCGAGCCCACGCCCGGGCAGGCCTCCGTGGACAAGTTCGGCGTCACGCGGCTGTACCCGTCCAAGGCGGGCGGCGAGTCCTGGGCGCTGGCGGATGACCCCACGTCGGACCCCCGGTTCGACCCGCAGCGCGCCATCACCCGCAACGCGGATGGCTCATGGAAGATGAAGAACCGCCAGGTGCGCATGGGCGTCACCACGTCCACGGGCTACTCCGCCGCGAAGATTCCGACGTATGACCGGGACGTGCTGGCCAGCCGGGGCTACATGCAGGCGCCCAACGACTGGAAGAACGTCGAGATGACGGGCTTCGTGAAGCTCAACGCCGCGTCGGATGGCTCGGACAACTTCGACTGGTACGCGCGCGGCGGCAAGCACAACGACCAGAACTCCGGCTGCGAGGGCAGCAGCTACAAGGGCGGCCTGCACTACGACGGCCGCGCCCGCTGGCAGAAGGAGACGTGGCATGTCTCCTACGAGCAGGCGCCATACAAGCCCGCCACGTCCGCGCTCAAGGGGCGCTGGGTGGGCTTCAAGGCGGTGATGCGCAACACCACCGCCAGCGGCAAGGAGGCCGTGCGGCTGGAGATGTACGTCAACGAGAACGCCGACAAGGTGACGTGGAAGAAGGTCTACGACTGGGTGGACTCCGGCGGCTGGGGCGGTGACGCCGAGCACTGCGGCGGCTCGGTGGGCGCCATGCCGATCACCTGGGGAGGCCCCATCGCCACGTTCCGCTGGGACAACGCGGAGGACGTCGACTTCAAGTGGCTGTCCGTGCGTGAAATCCAGCCGTAG
- a CDS encoding carboxypeptidase-like regulatory domain-containing protein, producing the protein MSLSAMVSKRWMWLCGALSGTMLLGAACGAPEGEAEAPATVEHVQPLVTCTPSTSGTTICGVVTNAAGAPLAGATVNVGPAWGVSATDGSFSVTASVPMGTQVTIDVPGYMPYVGAVTRNVLGARFVLHSLHRQTFSASGTVVVTDPRNGSSIQVNLSALRGPSGEQVQGPFTVGVRHIDTGLLAMPGTDGAVNLGGQQVFLESRGAIYTEVRDARGQILKLAPGATARVFIPLTRDQVNTAPTNIAFWSMPVGSNQWRQQPSNGTRSTNPVQCNNRETVSCNADDCSRISASGFSANTNEIGFINADIEKTNPACLRIDVNVASLPPGTTLPICLELEIPLPTGGSQTRNICVGGGTDILFNLPSNANIVVRQAQGNGCPAPPPGGSVVVNTGAPWGGTGVPASPGQCNGVLTLPPLP; encoded by the coding sequence ATGTCTCTGTCAGCAATGGTCAGCAAGCGGTGGATGTGGCTGTGTGGCGCGCTGAGCGGCACGATGCTGCTGGGCGCGGCCTGTGGTGCGCCCGAGGGTGAGGCGGAGGCTCCCGCGACGGTGGAGCACGTCCAGCCGCTGGTGACGTGTACGCCTTCGACCTCTGGGACCACCATCTGCGGCGTGGTCACCAACGCGGCGGGAGCTCCGCTCGCGGGGGCGACGGTGAACGTAGGCCCCGCCTGGGGGGTGTCGGCCACGGACGGCTCGTTCTCCGTGACGGCGTCGGTGCCCATGGGCACGCAGGTGACCATCGATGTTCCGGGCTACATGCCCTACGTGGGCGCCGTCACGCGCAACGTGCTCGGGGCGCGCTTCGTGCTCCACTCGCTGCACCGGCAGACGTTCAGCGCGTCGGGCACCGTCGTGGTGACGGACCCGCGCAACGGCTCCTCCATCCAGGTGAACCTGTCCGCGCTGCGCGGCCCCTCGGGTGAGCAGGTGCAGGGGCCGTTCACGGTGGGCGTGCGCCACATCGACACTGGCCTGTTGGCGATGCCGGGCACCGACGGCGCCGTCAACCTGGGCGGGCAGCAGGTGTTCCTGGAGTCGCGCGGCGCCATCTACACGGAGGTCCGCGACGCGAGGGGGCAGATCCTCAAGCTGGCCCCGGGCGCCACGGCGCGCGTCTTCATCCCGCTGACGCGCGACCAGGTCAACACCGCCCCGACGAACATCGCCTTCTGGTCCATGCCCGTGGGCAGCAACCAGTGGCGGCAGCAGCCCTCCAACGGCACGCGGTCCACCAACCCCGTGCAGTGCAACAACCGCGAGACGGTGAGCTGCAACGCGGATGACTGCTCGCGCATCTCCGCCAGTGGCTTCTCGGCCAACACCAACGAGATCGGCTTCATCAACGCCGACATCGAGAAGACCAACCCCGCCTGTCTGCGCATCGACGTGAACGTGGCCTCGCTGCCTCCGGGCACCACGCTGCCCATCTGCCTGGAGCTGGAGATTCCGCTCCCCACCGGTGGCAGCCAGACGCGCAACATCTGCGTGGGCGGGGGCACCGACATCCTCTTCAACCTGCCGTCCAACGCCAACATCGTCGTGCGCCAGGCCCAGGGCAACGGCTGCCCGGCGCCGCCTCCGGGTGGCAGCGTGGTGGTGAACACCGGCGCGCCTTGGGGTGGCACCGGGGTGCCCGCGAGCCCCGGCCAGTGCAACGGCGTGCTGACCCTGCCGCCGCTGCCGTGA